The DNA region CTCGCCGGTCTGGGTCAGCGCGCGGTAGCGGAAGTTCGGCATGGTCAGCGCACCGTCGTCACGCGCAGCACCTCGGCCGGCGAGGTCAGGCCGGCGCGGCACTTGGCGAGGCCGTCGTCGATCATCGTCGTCATGCCGTTCTCGATCGCCACTCTGTCGATCGACGCCCAGTCGGAGGCGGAATCGACGAGGCTCCGCACCTCCCCGGTCATTTCGAGAATCTCGAACACGCCGAGCCGGCCGCGATAGCCGGTGCCGCCGCAGCGCTCGCACCCCGCCGGCTCGAAGATCGTCTCGCCGGACGCGAGCCCCAACGCGGCGTAGCGCGGGTCGGCGGCGATGTCGGCCTCGGTCAGCGCGCGCGGCGCCTTGCAGCGCTCGCAGAGCTGGCGCACCAGCCGCTGCGCGATCACCGCGCGCAATGTCGAGCGCAGCAGAAAGGCCTCGACGCCGAGATCGAGCAGGCGCGGCACGGCGGCGGCGGCCGTCTCGGTGTGCAGCGTGGTGAGCACGAGATGGCCGGTGAGCGCGGCGTGGATGGCGATGTGCGCGGTCTCGGAATCGCGCACCTCGCCGACCATGATGACGTCCGGATCCTGGCGCACGAAGGAGCGCAGCGCCGCCGCGAAGGTCAGCCCGATCGAAGGCTTCGCCTGCGTCTGGCTGATGCCGGCGATCTCGTATTCGACCGGATCCTCGATGGTGAGGATCTTGCGCGTCGGCTCGTTGAGGATCGACAGCACGGTGGCGAGCGTGGTGGTCTTGCCGCTGCCGGTCGGGCCGGTCACCACGATCATGCCGTGCGGCAGCGTCAGCAGGCGACGCAAGGTTCGCTCGTCACGCTCCGAGAAGCCGAGCTTCTCGATCGCCAGCAGGCCGCGTTCCTTCGACAGCAGGCGGATGACCGCGGACTCGCCGTGCTGGGTCGGCATGATGGCGACGCGCACATCGAGCTCGCCGCGCGACAGCCGCACGCGGGCGCCGCCATCCTGCGGAACCCGCCGCTCGGCGATGTTGAGGCCGGACAGGATCTTGATGCGCGAGATGACGGCCTGCGGCAGCGCGCCGGCCGGCGTCGGCACTGTGCGCAGCAGGCCATCGACGCGCATGCGGATCACCAGCGCGTTGCGGCCGGGCTCGATATGGATGTCGCTGGCGCGCAGCTCCGCCGCGGTCTCGAACAGGTCGTTGACCGCGCGCACCACCGGCGCGCCGCTGGCGAGATCGCGCAAGGAATCGATGTCGTCCTCGTGCGCCGGGCCGCTGACGGTGCCTTCGGCAGGCCCCGCCTGCTCCTCGCCCAGACGCTGCTCCAGCGCAGTGGCGATGTCCTCGAAGCTGGCGATGCGGATCGCCAGCCCCTCGCCCAGCACGATGGTGGCGGCGCGGATGGCCGCCGTGTCGGTGGGATCGGCGAGCGCGATCGACGGCGCGTTGTCCGTGCCCGCGAACGGATAGATCATCACCTCGCGCAGGAAGCGGCGCGAGAACTGCTGCACCAGCGGCCGCGCGGCGAGAAGGTCGGGCAGCGCCAATCGCGGCAGGTCGAAGAAGCGCGCCACCTCGTCGGCGAAGTCGGAGGCCGACAGTTCGCTCGCCTCCCACAACTTGCGCAGGCCGCGCCCGCCGGCCGCGCCCGACGCCTCCTGCTGCATGCCGGCCGGCGCCGGCTGGCCGGTGCGGCTCCGCAGGTGGGTCGCGAAATCGCCCGCGCGCGCATCGACCATGAGCGTGTACCGAATTGGGCGTGTACCGAAGTGGGCGTGTTCCGAGAACGCACGCAATGCCGCCGGACCGCGACCGGCAGCGCGGCAATCGCGCCCTTCTATCACCGGCTCCGTATTGGATTTGTGACGCTGCCGCGACCGCGCTGCTTCCGTGCGCGTCGCGCAGTCGTTGCCCACACGCCGCGCCAATATGCCTGTCACATTCGACGGCTAAAATCCGTCGAGCCTGGGGTTCGCGCGGCGACGTGCGGGCCCGTGTCAGCGTTGAAGTCGAACAGGTGAGACAGGTGCAACAGCCAATCCGCCGAGACCCGGCGCGTCGTTGCGGATTGCTGGTCGTGTGTTCGGCAATCTGCATGACGCTGCTTGCGGCCTGCAATGCGGTGCCGATGGGCCCCGACGACGGGCGCGAGCCGGACGTGTTCGACAAGGTCCGGGCGATCGATCTGTGGCCGCGCTTTCCCTCGGAGGTGCGCCAGGGCGAGCCCAACAGCGGCAAGCGCGTCGCCACCGCAATCTATGCCGGCGACGAGACGGCGGCAGCCACCAACCCGCCGCAATCGCAACCCTCCGCCGACGGCCAGAGCTACGACCTCAATTTCGAGAACACGCCGGTGGCCTCGGTGGCCAAGGTCGTGCTCGGCGACATTCTCGGCACGGGCTACACCATCGATCCGCGCGTGCAGGGCACGGTGAGCATGGCGTCCGGCCGGCCGATCGCGAAATCCGACATCGCCTTCGTGCTGGAGAATGCGCTGCGGCTGAGCGGCGTCGCGCTGGTGCGCGATCCCGCCGGCTATCGGCTGATGCCGCAGGCCGAGGCGGTCGGCACCGGCAGCATCGATGCCGCCGGGCGGGCAGAGCCGGGCTACGGCATTTCGGTGGTGCCGCTGCAACACGTGTCGGCGCCGACGCTGCTGAAGCTGGTCGACAGCTTCGCCACCAAGCCCGGCATGGTGCGCGCCGAGCCCGGCCGCAATCTCATTATCATTCAGGGCACCGGCAGCGAGCGGCGCAACGCCATCGATCTGGCGCTGAGCTTCGATGCCGATTGGATGCGCGGCCAATCGGTCGGCATCTTTCCGGTGCAGAACAGCAATCCCGAGCCGATCATCTCCGAGCTGGAGAAGATCCTGGATTCGGGCGAAGGCGGCCTGAGCCAGAACGTGGTCAAGTTCCAATCCATCACCCGCATGAACGCGGTGCTGGCGGTGACGCGCAAGCCCGAGGCGCTGCGCACGGTGGAGACCTGGATCCGAAGGCTCGACGAGGCCGATACGGCGCGCGCCGGCGTGCGTGTCTACACGCTGAAATATGGCGAGGCGCGCCACATCGCGCGCATCCTCAACGAGATGTTCGTGGGTGGCGGCGGATCGTCGGCGTCGTCCTCGCTCGACAGTGCCAGCAACCAGCTTGCGCCGGGCGCGGGCGCCTCCGCCAGCTCCAGCCTGGGGTCGGGTTCAGGCTCGGGCAGCGGCTCGAATTCCAGCCTCACGCGCCTGTCGGGCAGCAACAGCCAGTCGTCCTCCAGCGCGTTCGGGCAGCGTTCGCAGAGCGGCAGCGACAGCGCCAGCGCCTCCCTCTCCGGCGGCGGCGGCCAGGGTGGGCTCGGCCTCACCTCGGCTGTGTCGTCGGGGGCCGTGTCGTCGGGCGGCGGCGGCACGCCGATCATGCAGAACGTGCGCATCACCGCCAATCCGGTCAACAATGCGCTGCTGATCTATGCCAACCAGGAGAACTTCACCATCATCGAGCGCACGCTGCGCCAGATCGACCGGCCGCAGCTGCAGGTGGGGATCGATGCCACCATCGCCGAGGTGACGCTCAACGACAACCTCACCTATGGCGTGCAGTTCTTCCTCACCAGCAAGAATCTCGGCCTGCCGGCGGACCGCGGCTCGGTGCTCAACACCGCCGCCGCCACCGTCACCAAGACCTTCATCAACCGCGCCCTGCCCGGCTTCAACTTCCTGATCGGCCCGGAAGCGCAGCCGAACATGATCCTCGATGCGCTGCATTCGGTGACCGACGTCAAGGTGCTGTCGAACCCCTCGGTGGTGGTGATCGACAATGAGGTGGCGACGCTGCAGGTGGGCGACGAGGTGCCGGTTTCGACCGGCAGCGCCACGGTGCTCACCACCTCCAACACGGTGGTCAACACCATCGACTATCGCAACACCGGCGTCATCCTGCGCGTGGTGCCGCGCATCAATGCCAATGGCACCGTGCGGCTCGACATCGAGCAGGAGATCAGCAACGTCGCCAACACCTCGACCGGCTCGTCGTCGTCCTCGTCGTCGAGTTCATCGAGCAACCTGACGCCGACCGTGTCGCAGCGCAAGGTGCGCAGCTCGATCTCGGTGGCGAGCGGCCAGACCGTGCTGCTCGCCGGGCTGATCAGCGAGCGCCAGTCGGGCGTGCGCGACGGCGTGCCGATCCTCGACCAGATCCCGCTGATCGGCGAGGCGTTCTCGCAGACCGGCAGGACGATCAACCGCACCGAGCTGATCATCTTCATCCGGCCGCAGATCATCCGCGACAGCGTCGATGCCCATTATGTCGCCGAGGAGCTGCGCACCAAGCTGCGCGGCACCATCGGCGCGGTCGGCGCCGGCGGGCCGCTGCTGCCGAACTATCGCTGAGCATTCTCCGCAAAAGTGGGAACCGGTTTTGCGAACGAGAATGCGATGAACGCAGAACTTTGAGCGGGGGTGTGCGATCGATGCGGACGAAAGCCGGCATGGATGAAGGCACGCAACGCCCAGCGCGCATGCGTCGAGGGCGGCCGCTGCTGGCGCTGCTGGCGCTCGGCGCGGTGATGCTCGCCAGCGTGCCGCCGGCTCATGCCGACAGCTTCGCATCCGGCCGCGCCGCCTATGCGCGCGGCGACTATGTGAAGGCGGCGAAGCTGTTCACGATGGCGGCCGAGCGCGGCAATGCGCGGGCGCAGGCGATGCTCGGCTTCATGTACGCCAACGGCCAGGGCGTGCCGCAGGCCTATGACGCCGCGGTCTACTGGTATCGGCTCGCCGCCGAGCAGGGCGAGAGCCGGGCGCAGTATCTGCTCGGCCTGATGTACGACAAGGGGCTCGGCGTGCCGATCGACGAGATCGCCGCGCACAAATGGCTGAACCTCGCCGCGGCCGGCGCCTCGCCGGCCAATCGCGAATTCTTCCTGCGGCTGCGCGACGCGGTGGCCTCGAAGATGACGCTGGGCCAGATCGCCGAGGCGCAATGGCTGGCGCTGGAATGGACCGAGCGCCGCAACGCCCCGAGCCTGCCACCGCCGCCTCCGGGCGCCGTCCCGATCGACCCGCTTCAGTAGACCACCGGCAGCGTCGCCTCGATCAGCCAGCCGAGCCACACCGCCGGTGCGAGGAACAGGCCGAACGGCAGCCGGCCGGTCGGGCGCAGCCGGCGGCGCTGGCCGCGGCGGCGGAGCAACGCGTGGCGCACCGAATAGGCGGCCAGCGCCGACAGCGCGGCGATCTCGACGGCAAGCGGCATGACGAGCCAGCCGAGCCACACGCCGGCCACCGCCGCCAGCTTGACGTCGCCGAGGCCGAGCCCTTCGCGGCCGCGCAGCCGCAGATGGATCTCGCGCAGCGCCAGGAACATCAGACCCAGCACGCCGCCGCGCAACGCCGCCGCGGCCAGCGCCTGCACCACATCGTCCCCCATCGCACCGGCGGCTGCGACCGCATGGACGAGGCCGAGCAGCAGCGCCGCGGCGTTGAGCGGATCGGGAATGATGAAGCGGCGGGCGTCGATGGCGGCGATCGCCACCATGATCGCCGCCAGACCGGCGCCGAGCCAGCCGGCGAGCCCCGGCACCGCGAAGATGCTGACGACGGCGGCAGCACCGGCAGCGATGGCGGGCAGCGTGGCGCCGCGTGCGCGATGCAGAAGTCGCGGTGCCGGCGTGTCAGACGTTTCCGTGGTCATCGGTCTTCCCAGCCCGCGTACAGCACGGCCTGCCTTCAAACGCATGCGCACCCGGCAAAACCGGGTGCGCACGTTTCGTGTTGGCCGGATGTCCGGGCCATACGGTTTCCGGCTGATCAAGCCGGAAACCGCATCAAGCAGGCCGCCGGATCAGGCGCCCGGCTTGCCGGCGCAGGCGCCGCTGCCGCCGACACCGATGCCGTCCGCGCCGAACGCCAGCGCCTGGATCTCCAGGAGCCAGTTCTGCGGCGGAAGGGCGAAGCCGTTGGCCTGGATGACGGCATTGGCAGTGCCGCTGGAATAGTGCCACTGCAGGTACTGCCTGATCACCGAGGCGTTGGTCGCGCTCGCGTAGCACTGATAGAGGTCGAAGAACGAGAAGCCGACGAGCGGATAGGCGCCCGGCAGCTTCGGGTTCGGGGCCACCGCCTGGAGGCTCCAGTTC from Blastochloris tepida includes:
- a CDS encoding tetratricopeptide repeat protein — its product is MRRGRPLLALLALGAVMLASVPPAHADSFASGRAAYARGDYVKAAKLFTMAAERGNARAQAMLGFMYANGQGVPQAYDAAVYWYRLAAEQGESRAQYLLGLMYDKGLGVPIDEIAAHKWLNLAAAGASPANREFFLRLRDAVASKMTLGQIAEAQWLALEWTERRNAPSLPPPPPGAVPIDPLQ
- the gspD gene encoding type II secretion system secretin GspD, with protein sequence MTLLAACNAVPMGPDDGREPDVFDKVRAIDLWPRFPSEVRQGEPNSGKRVATAIYAGDETAAATNPPQSQPSADGQSYDLNFENTPVASVAKVVLGDILGTGYTIDPRVQGTVSMASGRPIAKSDIAFVLENALRLSGVALVRDPAGYRLMPQAEAVGTGSIDAAGRAEPGYGISVVPLQHVSAPTLLKLVDSFATKPGMVRAEPGRNLIIIQGTGSERRNAIDLALSFDADWMRGQSVGIFPVQNSNPEPIISELEKILDSGEGGLSQNVVKFQSITRMNAVLAVTRKPEALRTVETWIRRLDEADTARAGVRVYTLKYGEARHIARILNEMFVGGGGSSASSSLDSASNQLAPGAGASASSSLGSGSGSGSGSNSSLTRLSGSNSQSSSSAFGQRSQSGSDSASASLSGGGGQGGLGLTSAVSSGAVSSGGGGTPIMQNVRITANPVNNALLIYANQENFTIIERTLRQIDRPQLQVGIDATIAEVTLNDNLTYGVQFFLTSKNLGLPADRGSVLNTAAATVTKTFINRALPGFNFLIGPEAQPNMILDALHSVTDVKVLSNPSVVVIDNEVATLQVGDEVPVSTGSATVLTTSNTVVNTIDYRNTGVILRVVPRINANGTVRLDIEQEISNVANTSTGSSSSSSSSSSSNLTPTVSQRKVRSSISVASGQTVLLAGLISERQSGVRDGVPILDQIPLIGEAFSQTGRTINRTELIIFIRPQIIRDSVDAHYVAEELRTKLRGTIGAVGAGGPLLPNYR
- a CDS encoding prepilin peptidase; translated protein: MTTETSDTPAPRLLHRARGATLPAIAAGAAAVVSIFAVPGLAGWLGAGLAAIMVAIAAIDARRFIIPDPLNAAALLLGLVHAVAAAGAMGDDVVQALAAAALRGGVLGLMFLALREIHLRLRGREGLGLGDVKLAAVAGVWLGWLVMPLAVEIAALSALAAYSVRHALLRRRGQRRRLRPTGRLPFGLFLAPAVWLGWLIEATLPVVY
- a CDS encoding GspE/PulE family protein, with protein sequence MVDARAGDFATHLRSRTGQPAPAGMQQEASGAAGGRGLRKLWEASELSASDFADEVARFFDLPRLALPDLLAARPLVQQFSRRFLREVMIYPFAGTDNAPSIALADPTDTAAIRAATIVLGEGLAIRIASFEDIATALEQRLGEEQAGPAEGTVSGPAHEDDIDSLRDLASGAPVVRAVNDLFETAAELRASDIHIEPGRNALVIRMRVDGLLRTVPTPAGALPQAVISRIKILSGLNIAERRVPQDGGARVRLSRGELDVRVAIMPTQHGESAVIRLLSKERGLLAIEKLGFSERDERTLRRLLTLPHGMIVVTGPTGSGKTTTLATVLSILNEPTRKILTIEDPVEYEIAGISQTQAKPSIGLTFAAALRSFVRQDPDVIMVGEVRDSETAHIAIHAALTGHLVLTTLHTETAAAAVPRLLDLGVEAFLLRSTLRAVIAQRLVRQLCERCKAPRALTEADIAADPRYAALGLASGETIFEPAGCERCGGTGYRGRLGVFEILEMTGEVRSLVDSASDWASIDRVAIENGMTTMIDDGLAKCRAGLTSPAEVLRVTTVR